GTGAGTAGATGTTACAAAGGCGAatacatttttacttttttattatacagggtaatGAAACAACAGATAACGTTACTCAAATTCCATGtagaaaaatcagttttaacTCGAAATGAAAGAATACTTTTTTTAGATCTAGTTTTGTTTGTAACttcctttttaaaacttcCTGTCAAGAGGTTCCTATGGTGTCCTATGGTTTTCCAAAATTTCTGTCCTGCAAAAGCAGTGTGTTATTTACAGCCAGGTTCTAGCAAATGATTGTATGAAACCAGCTAAGTTAGGACACCAGTTTGAAACAAAGCACTCAGAGTTTTAGCAAAAAAAcacggatttttttaaaaagaaagaacaaCAATTAAAGAACATTCAAAGACGCGTGTCCCACATTGCCATATCAGCTTCAAACAATTCAGCCATAATGGCCTCCTTTAAGGTATGTCAATTAATAGCTCAAAAAGGTACACCTCAGAGAGAAGATCTCATATTACCAGCAGCAAAAATTATGGTGTCTGCAATAATTAGCGATAAAGCTGCCAAAGGAATTACACAACTTCCGTTGTCAAACAATACAGTGCAAAGAAGAATTCAAAATATGGcagaaaacataaaagatCAATTAATACAAAGAATTCGTGTATCACCTTGGTTGCACTGGGCCGACTTTGGGAATTACATAAAGAAGtcaatgtatttttaatggaAGAATAATGTTTCCAATCTCATCGCTAAATTATCtccagaaaatttaaataattctacATTTCTTATCAAACTGGCGTACTTATCCGACATCTTTACTCATCTCAATGATTTGAATGTAATATTACAAGGTGAAAATGTAAATTGTTTCCAACTATTTTGAAACTGAAATTATGGGAGAATCAACTCAAAAGCGGAAATGTGgaatcatttcaaaacttgtcgacatttttaaacatgcCTGAAGATACACTTCCAAATGAGGAAGTACAACTAATCATGTGTTATTTGGCAAATCTAAGAAGCACCTGCAGAGAATATTTTCCACTTCCTGACAGAATTAAGGTATCGATTCGAAATTCGTTTATTAACAAAGGTTATATGGATATGGAGGTTAAGAAAGAAGATTTTATTGACTTAGTTACCAATGGAGAGCTTCAAATggctttcaaagaaaaaaatctgtcTGATTTCTGGGCATACGTTTTCAATGAATCGCCAAATTTAGGAAACAAAGTTTTGCAAATTTCAATATTCTTTCCAACCACATATCTTTGTGAACAATATTTTTCGTCGTTACTTCAAGTAAAAAGTAAATCAAGAAACAGATTAAACGCGTTACACTGtcgaaaaatatacaaccaaACTTTGAGAAACTTGTAAAAGAAATGCGAGTTCACCGATCgctctaaatttatttatttttgtacctTGTGATAATAGTTAaactataaaacaaaatatatccTTTGTGCATAAAATGAACGGTTTATTAATTTGTCCAGgggtttaatttgtttatttagttTAGGGGTCCCTGGCGAACACAAACGATTTTAGGGGGTCCATAGTTAAATCTAATTGGAAATCGCTGCTCTAATATATCCGAAATTTTAGAAGGGTTTCTCAATTCAATACATAGTTATTTTTAGATTCCACTTTCAATCCTATTTTCTGATCTAAAAAGgctatcttttttttaatgtaaatatttggACTAGTTTATGTTGCAATACAGATTTAATacagtaatttaatttaatcttttctGTTTGCCAGttctcatttaatttttagtgtttattattttgttttagtgtTGATCAAATCGtttaaacttttcttctaaatgtTTATTACTTCGATTAGGTTGTTACTCCGTTTATGCTATTACCATATTATAATGACTATTTAATTAGagtatcataaaaatattcgtTTATAAAAGATGGGTGGTTTCAATACATGGTGGAAAATTACACAAGATTCCTAGATAATGTAAACTATACTACATCTCATTTATCACGTAAATATTATGTCTACCTCAAGAATGAGTAGCTAACAAagtcaaaaacattttcttctttataaaCGAAGGTAACCTGTTGTTACAATTGGACAACATAATCTCTCAACTTTAAGAATGTATTTACATAAAACTATGAAAACAGATTCGACAACAATTCGGACATGACTCAGTACATggttacttttaaaaaacaattagcAAGTTAACGATATCAAATCAACGGAAACACTTTGCTTATATCGGTTTTATGTTATTTGCTGGAACCTCAAACCTCACTGAATAGCAATTCGTGTACAAAATGTACATTGCTTTGTACATAATCGCGTTTTAAGAGTCtcggttttattttattttataattttaagattgaaatatttaacacaattaagaatttgttaatttaCAGCTAAACACTGGCTaactttaaaatcaaaatatgaGTCAACATTTCTTCTCACTCAAATATTTAAGAGTTAATCTAATTCAAATTATCATTTTCAGTAATAAACCAGGTACGCCAGttttaaacaacaacaaatcCGTAATGAATGGCGGCAGTAATGGTACAGGTGGTGGTGGCGATCCAACAGTTTCCGGAAATGGTAAACCCTGTGAATCATGCAATGGTAAGTCataacgaatttttttttttaatttagtagtcacaatacaattaattttcctATACAGTTTCCGTGTCAAGTCAGTGGTATGCTTGGGGACCATCTCATATGCAATGTCGCCTCTGTCAAGCCTGTTGGCAATACTGGAAGCGTTACGGCGGCCTTAAAACGCCAACTCGAATCGGTGACAACGAATTTGATCTTTGCGCTAAAAAGAAGAGTGGTAGCGACGGTGAAGATGATCGCACTTCCGCCCTATCCCATCGCCCCCATAGATGTCACATAAGCGGTTGTGggaaagaatttaaattaaaagctcATCTCGCCAGACACTACGCGAGCGCCCACGGAATGATCGTCAGATCCGGATCTCCGGGTCGACCGGTTATGAAGACGAGAACGGCGTTTTATCTGTCCACGACACCTCTGACGAGGATATCGAGGCGGTTGTGTAAACACATTATGCGACCAAGACACGCGGCTAGAGCTCCCTTTTTCGCTATCAACATCCAAGCGGTTAAACAAGAGTGTACGTTGTTGATGGTCGGGAAAGGACAACATGAGTTGAAGCAGTTATTGATTTATCATAAGAAAAATCGTGGCAGCGTGACGAATATTGCTACACGATTGGGAAATCCGGGGAGCGTTGTTCCACAATGGCTTATTCTTACTGATAGGGAGAACATGCCAAAACCGGAACACATAGCTTTTCCTAAACCGCCAAAAGCACCGGATGGGAGCCTGGTTTATGAGAGAATACCTAATAATCCAGAAGCGGAGAAGATTCCTTTAAATATGTCCCCATCTTTTAAGAAGAGAGCGTATGATGAATGTAATGGGATTGACAGtaagtatttattttctttttacattcattttaaagtagaAAAAAGTATTTGATTCTAtcttaaatatcaaaaatatgattaCAAATTTAACAACTTACATAAAAGAATTACTTGTCATAAAAtagctttatttaatttgttttgtatcaaaaatattattcttataTTTTGTTAATGCTGGCTTCTACTCTGACATGGATTGGGATGATGGtgagttttcaaaaaattttctaacacTTAATTCCGCATTAAGAGAACTTTTTAAAAGTGGCTACTTTACACCGTTTCTTTTTGTACAAAGGTGCTGTAATAACGTGTCCACCACCTAAGAAGTTAGCAAAGGATATGATGGTGGTGAACAGATCCTCAACAGAGCAATATGGCTCATCCGTTCCAGTTCCTTTAATCCCATCACAACAAATTCCAAGACACATCGCACAAATAAATGGAAAACCGAAACTCTCCCATATGACGCGGATGGGTTCCGGACGTAAACAGGTGATAAGTTGGATGGATGCCCCGGATGATGTTTATTTTAGAGCGACAGATAGTAGCAAGTATGTATATTTgatcaatttgaaaaatataaatgattaaaaaattaatttaatttcaggAAACATCGCAGACAAATTTCTTTGGTAGAATTAAGAAGGGCAGCTCGAAAACCATGGAGATCTCTAAAGACAAAAGGAGATGAAGTACAGGTGGTGGTCCTGGACTGAtcaattaacaataatttaacgccgaaattaattaaaagaagaatCGAAACGGATATAAAACGAAGAAAAAGTATGAATCCAGTTAAGATGTCGTTTTGTtatgatgttattttatacctagctattatttattgaatatgTGATTATCACTTGTGTGTGCATTGTGGCCGATGGTGGGGCTCCCGAGGGAGGTACGCGCGCGTTCGGGCGctgtttcttttattaaattttaaaaactgtaCATAGGAAGCGGTGATATTGCATACAGGAGCGGTGCGAgaacttgtaaataaaaaacacatCCACACATTacgtaaaaagaattaaataaatgggagataaataaaagaagagaAGACGACTAACAATGACGTTGAAGATGTAAACGTCAATTAAAAAGCAAAAAGTTGATGATAAACTGGACGACTAGTCTAAAGGTACATCGGAAGAAAACCTTTGAATAAATTGTAGATAGAACTTTTCATTATGTAATTCATCTCTTAGTTATCCCATACTATTAAGTATAATTATAGGAATTTAGGGTAAGttcatttttttcatcaatataaataaagcacttggaaattgattttttttatattatagcTTTGTTTCAATAAGTGAATCGCCAGATTTGATTGCATCATTCAATAAGTATCATTAGTTTGATTCGCTTGTTGCAACAATGCTTagattttcaataattattaacctAATAAATCCTTTCCTTTATAGTCCTGATTATTACGATTGtaattttaacgaaatatGGAATGAATTGGCCATAAAATATGGAGCGAGACTTGATGAACAAAATTCgcaagaaataaataaaagctgGATTGTATCATTGAATAAGTATCATTGGTTTGATTTGCTTGTTGCAACAATGCTTagattttcaataattattaacctAATAAATCCTTTCCTTTATAGTCCTGATTATTACGATTGtaattttaacgaaatatGGAATGAATTGGCCATAAAATATGGAGCGAGACTTGATGAACAAAATTCgcaagaaataaataaaaactggATTGTATCATTCAATAAGTATCATTGGTTTGATTCGCTTGTTGCAACAATGCTTagattttcaataattattaacctAATAAATCCTTTCCTTTATAGTCCTGATTATTACGATTGtaattttaacgaaatatGGAATGATTTGGCCATAAAATACGGAGCAAGACTTGATGAACAAAAGTCGCAAGAAGTAAATAAAAGCTGGATTGTATCATTCAATAAGTATCATTGGTTTGATTCGCTTGTTGCAACAATGCTTagattttcaataattattaacctAATAAATCCTTTCCTTTATATTCCTGATTATTACGATTGtaattttaacgaaatatGGAATGAATTGGCCATAAAATATGGAGCAAGACTTGATGAACAAAATTCgaaagaaataaatcaaaGTTGAAAAGTCGCCAAAAGATAAGAACAGAAGagatcaattttaaaacgattaattGTAACCCCATTATAACCTTTCATAATAAGTTTAGAAAAACTATCTTAGATATAAAAGGTTGTTTAGATAAGTTCAATAGAAacgttaatttgaaattttaaaccaaGTACATGGGTATAAATAGGAATGatgttatcattttttccataaacgtTTCTACCAGAGACTTTAATTTTACAAGGAGGTTTACTGATTGTAATCAAAAGGGTTATTATTGGGTGATATTTTCTGAGATAAATAATAGAACGAACCTAtgtttaatgataaaaagtaATGAGatattaatcataataaatacTAATGACATAATTTTTATGTCGTTAGTGTTTATACAActattataataatagttgGTAATCTACGAAATTAACTAAACATGTACAATCAAACTTTTTAGAGCTAACAATATACaatgaatttcacttaagatgcaatatacaaaaatatatttccataatttccataaaaatcAGAGCGTACCTACTTTGTCCCATATAAAATGCTGATAGGtggtatttttattgaactaacactagaactagaaagtttcgggtttaaccgtcttgagagacgtatgGCTAGACCCAAATGTTTATAGTTTTAGATCTAGACATAGGTCGACAAACGCTTTGTTTTgaagatacaggatgttcaaattaaattttttccgacGAATAACTTATCGAATAATGGTATTTAAGAACGGCCTTATGTCATTACAAGCATTCTTAATCCTATTAAAAGTGCATCCCTTGTGGGAACAGGTGTCTCATacaattttcctttcaaatatCTCCACACAAAAAAGTCTAAACCATTAAGATCTGCAGATCGTGGGGACATGCGATATCCATCACGACCAATCCATCTTGCAGGAAAATGGTAGTCTAGCCAATTTCTTACCACCCTACCATGAAAAGCTGCACAATCATCAAGTTGAAACCAGGCCTTTCTTCTTAAACCTAAATTAATGTTATCCCACATATTGGCATGTTCAGCTaccaaaaattacaagaatGCCGCAGCGGTTAGTTGTGGTGGCAACAAGTATGGCCCGAAAAgatgattattataaatacCTACCCAGACGTTGACACTAAATTCATGTTGGAAGTTTCGCGGCCGAATTGCGTAGGGATACCAAAACATGTAAATTGTGAAAGTTTACAATCCCATGTTTTGTGAAACATGATTCATCGTTCCacattacattatttaaaaaatcttgatTTATCTCTCTAAAAAAATTGGTCTATATCGTATAATAAAAAGcggattatcttgaaaacgatcAACTTTAGCgcattttaatgaaaaagtaccgagaataaaaatttttattcaaaaagccaaaaagtatactgtcagaaaagttattgttattttaatctgTAAAGAATACGTTACAGAGCGCCTAGTATAGTAAAACGGACTCCATAATCGTCTTTCTCATACCAAAAAAACctccgtataccaaatttgaacaGAATCGGTTAAAATACacgtgtaatattaaataaaactcactttaaaactttaatttgaacacatgtatctccaaaacaaagcgtttgtagacctatgtttatatgaagtttttgtgccaattttaaaagattatcGATTGTTAAagtcctgctacaaaaacttgaaacaccctgtatagtagaactagaatcatttgggtttagccgtcttaagagacgtacgactaagtccaaatgtttctagttctagatctaaagttagttctacttttatttcagtaaaaatagacaacaatttagcgcttaataataattaaaactagaactaacactagacctagaactagaaagtttcggatttagcgtctgaagacgcactgctaaacccaaatgtttctagtcctAGGTCTAGACTATACATAGAACTACAATCATTTTGGTTTAGCGGCGaatctctaaagacggctaaacccgaatgattctagttctaggtatagtgttagttctggttttacacttgcactgtcactaaaactaacgattagacctagaacgagaatcattcgggtttagccgtattgagagacgtgcggctaaatccgaatgttttaTTTACATCCGAAACGTTAAACGTTATTTTAATGTAGATAGGGGAACAAGATTGAACCTAAAACGTTCATATCTCTGAGAATTGAGTTACCCCGTCCTTTGATGTAAAGCTATCGCTCCTGGCAACCTACAAACTATAGATTTTGTTTGCTCTATGTTTGAATTTGTAACCAAGCGCTTATCCCCTCATCATTCTAGCACCTAAAACCTTTGAGAATATCgatatgattaaaaatatcgtattaaattattaccgattttaacaatttattatttaattaccaacaagtaataaaaaaaaattggctAATTGTTTTTCCCTATGTATTTACATTTCGGATGTGTTAATGACCGATTAGACATAACATAGTCTTTATTTAAGATAATAACCATAATGAAAGAATAAAAGAGCTAAACACATAAAAGATTATAGGTCATcactataataattaatgtacTATTGATTAGGAGTTCTTCTATCGTGTATGTATATATTGACATCCACGTGTAATCTGTTAAATACCATTTTAGATTAGATATTCCGGTTTTTGCTCATTGTCTTGTCTCGGAAACCATTGCATGTGTATCGACGTAATTGTGGTTTTCGCAAACTTCTGTATAATTATCTGTTTcgtctaaattatttttttttggttttcttaGTTATTATATCTTACGTAAAGCAGAAGTcgatttatataaaagttggATTGATGTCATGTTCATATAgtgttgaaatatttattcgttaagttgtttcaaaaaaagtgttataaaaaaaatggaagaaCTTCGTCATCTTTTAGAATTAGTTATATACAAAGAATCAATTCAAGATCCCGAGATCGATATTTTGGAAAAGAACGATAAAGGTGAAGGTTATTTAGGTGTTGTTACCCCTGTTGTTTTAAGGGGtactaacaaaattttaaaagtaatcgTAAAAACAGCACCTATTGGggaagaaataagaaaacacGCACCACTAAGAAATTGTTATataacagaaataaatttttacaccAAAATTTATCCGCTATTAAGAAAATTCCAATTAGATCGTGGCGATGTAAAACCATTTATTAATATAGCAAAATGTTACGGGTATAGTTTAAAGAATAACGGCGAAGGTATCGtgatggaaaatttaaaagaagctGGATTTTCAGTTTGCGAACGACGAAGAACAATGTCGAAACAACACATTAAACTTGCTTTAGAAGAATTTTCGCATCTTCACGCTTTGAGTTATGCGTTAAAAGAGTACCATCCAAAAGTTTTTAACGAAATCGTTGCGCCAATGACGGATAATTTTTTGACTTTTTTGAGAAACGCTGattttaaatccgtttttGATCGTATTTTAGATAGAATTATTGATTgtcctaaaataaaatttaatggaaACGTTGTAAATGCATTGACTAAATTTCGTGGAAATTACATGGagttttttgaagaaatgagcATGGGAGTTGGGAATAAGTATTCTGTTATTACCCATGGTGATTGTTGGACTAATAATATGATGTTCAAATATGATGTAagtataagtttttttttggaaaattttttattaaattttatagtatacggggtgattttttgaaaacgatcTGCCTAAGATATTTCTGAAACCGaaaggaaattgaaaattttcgagaaaaggTCCACTTATATTTAAAGGGGGAAACGGAATGCGCTTTCGAAACCTAATTTTCATCAGTTAGGCATGgaaacaaaagaaaacaagCCTTTGACGTTTTGTCTAACAAACTGCCACATTAGTTGTTTCCGTTTAGTCAACTTAACTTATATTGGTTTCCGTAAAAATGGTCTAAATTTATGGTGCCGAGCAATGTGCTTGTGCAACAGCAAGGGTTTTTAATCAAAGACATCCAAATAAGCATATGGAGCAacttttgcaaaaatttgatGTAACTGGATTGGTAGAGAACAAGAAAAAGCATACTAATAAGGTAATAGATGAACTGGCAGAGATGGAAATAATTGGAAATTTTACCATGAAGCCTACCAACTTTTTGCGTCAGGTTGCAGCATCCACCGGACTTTCTTATTAGTACGTcgtattattactttatattAGTAAGTACGCAAAATGACAAAGCTGCATAAATTTCGCCCTTACAAGCTGCAAATATTGCaagaaaaaattgcaaaaactaTGACCGAAATGATCATTGCGAATCCAAATTTAGTAAAAAACATTTGCTTCAATGATGAGCATAATGTACCATATTGGAGCTACGAAAATCCCCATATGACAAGAGGAATATACCCAGAGACCTCAAAAGATTAATGTTTGGGCAGGAATACTAGGTAATTTAATAGTTGGACCCATATTCATTAATGAAACGCTAAATGGTGacgtgtacagggtggttcaaattcgatgtccgaataggctaactcggaaactataagagttagaaaaaaagtagcttacatgtcatgatgtcccgtttttgattttttgtttttgatgatgtgcgtttttcgagaaactgctaatgccgaaaacctcaaagcgctatcgtcttttgtttttcccctagaggccaaaattgaaaatatcgtaaaaccaacaagtgcaattatcttggttattattataggtggtgtattataattaagaaattatatggacatttttttacagagaatttgatgacagtcaaaaaaaatttttcggttttacattttgagatattatgacaattttcgttttcttaaatagaaacaaccactgattattcgcttattaaattcattattttttttttattacaaaaatatagggtttgacaggtttatttcttattgtcttattagaataaagctaaaaataaactttttattagtgtcgtcaaagaaattaaatttacagttttctgtaaattataattaaaaattaaaaaaacatatttctgatatttgaaacaaatacatttgttgaactatttaatttatatttgttttacacaaaagttggaatggattgcattatttcacatttctttattaatacatatttgatattattattaaatgacttaataaattattgatagatggcgctcatatatatatttatataaagtccctagattgtcaaagtaccgcggtttgtgcaaggtttatatattaaaggttgtttAAGTTCCTATGccgcaatactttgattttagtttgtgggcgaggggcaagagcaggagtgtttcgagacgtaagcgatcacggattgcgcgcgcaacctcatggccatgtggtgctccatgcatttgtttaatttgaattgcttggcggtattattttccacatgtgacgtaatgcgcagtacggttgcgtacgaacctagacaaccttttatatataaaccttgcgGTTCGTGAAGCCTGTGTATTCGAAAtattcgagccaaaatggcggtttgacagcTTGTCAGTGCCAAGGTTTGTAAAGCGTATTGTACCATATGGTACAATACGCTTTACGAACCTTGGTCAGTGCATGTTACTACTTATTTACAAAGATAATGCCGTCTTGTTGCCTTTAgagttgcaaaaatagcaCTAAGATGGGCTTTCGACTTTTCGGTGTACCAggagaaaaaagaagaaaggaaatttggcgtaattttatcaacagaacgacgtaattttaaatttcccgcttgactttcgagccaaaatggcggcaaaccgcggtactttgataatctagggactttatatttatattttttaattcaaataaacatatattatagttcattttttttctataatacctgtcaaattgttgtaaagttggcaaaattaacagggagttttgttttatcatgttttgaagtaaatatgtcacattgacgtttgagctttcgttattcaaaaagaaaaggtgcataaaaagtgttgtggggtgtttatttgccatttacttacctagaaaaggtattttattctatttaattactttgtagcacgtttttataacaaatatgtacttcgtcaaaatcgtatttatctaaaaatttattagtattttaacctcaactaattagttactgacaatgttactaaaaatcatgaaaacaacataaattttataagggtcctagataataccaacagaaaccctaaataatttacattgacaagtattatagaaaaaaacgaactatatttgtttgtatttaaaaattttctgaagtgtcaaattaaaaatcctgttttttaagatggattacgaaaattacgaaaagtttaacatgttagaatgttacatattagaatgttacatattagaaaataaagtaaattttatatacatttttagtagaatttagttatagtaccgtaatttacaggaaactgtaaattaaattcctttgacgacactaaaaaaaagttagttttagctttattctaaaacaatgaGAAATAGACCTAACCCCATATTTATGTagtcagaaaaaaaataacgaatttaataagcgaataatcagcggttgtttccatttaaaaaaacgaaaattgttataatatctcaaaatctagaaccgaaaaattttttttgctacgtcatcaaattttctgtaaaaaagtgtccgtataatgtcttagttataatactctacctataataataaccaagataattgcacttgctggttttacgatatttttaatgttagcctctaggggaaaaacaaaagacgataacgaatatgtaagctactttttttctaactcttatagtttccgagatagcctattcggacatcgaatttgaaccaccctgcaCTTGAAT
This genomic stretch from Onthophagus taurus isolate NC chromosome 7, IU_Otau_3.0, whole genome shotgun sequence harbors:
- the LOC111428703 gene encoding uncharacterized protein, giving the protein MEELRHLLELVIYKESIQDPEIDILEKNDKGEGYLGVVTPVVLRGTNKILKVIVKTAPIGEEIRKHAPLRNCYITEINFYTKIYPLLRKFQLDRGDVKPFINIAKCYGYSLKNNGEGIVMENLKEAGFSVCERRRTMSKQHIKLALEEFSHLHALSYALKEYHPKVFNEIVAPMTDNFLTFLRNADFKSVFDRILDRIIDCPKIKFNGNVVNALTKFRGNYMEFFEEMSMGVGNKYSVITHGDCWTNNMMFKYDDVNNPFIPTSMRLIDWQLQKVGSPAEDISYFLYACSDKSVFNNLDDWLRIYHNSLMAQLTKLGCASINHLSFHELKSQYEKYAKYGFLFSCMVIKLMLSDADEVPDLSDINKEGNSIMKSFDFDSKNEDVYISRVVDLAIHAYNFKII
- the LOC111428667 gene encoding metastasis-associated protein MTA3 isoform X2, producing MTANMYRVGDYVYFESTSTAPYQIRRIEELNKTATGNVEAKVMCFYRRRDLPSSLVQLADKHQLYGGASEETNVGSPGSDSSGGQVVATTITTTACRAPDYGMSSKQRHQMKHRELFLSRQVENLPATHIRGKCSVTLFNETESLGSYLSKDDSFFYCLVYDPTQKTLLADKGEIRVGSRYQCDITSILKEGETDGRELAELESLVWTPEHDLTDRQIDQFLVVSRSVGTFARALDCSSSVKQPSLHMSAAAASRDVTLFHAMDALHAHGYDLARALCSLVPSSGPVLCRDEMEEWSASEANLFEEALDKYGKDFNDIRQDFLPWKTLKNVIEYYYMWKTTDRYVQQKRVKAVEAESKLKQVYIPNYNKPGTPVLNNNKSVMNGGSNGTGGGGDPTVSGNGKPCESCNVSVSSQWYAWGPSHMQCRLCQACWQYWKRYGGLKTPTRIGDNEFDLCAKKKSGSDGEDDRTSALSHRPHRCHISGCGKEFKLKAHLARHYASAHGMIVRSGSPGRPVMKTRTAFYLSTTPLTRISRRLCKHIMRPRHAARAPFFAINIQAVKQECTLLMVGKGQHELKQLLIYHKKNRGSVTNIATRLGNPGSVVPQWLILTDRENMPKPEHIAFPKPPKAPDGSLVYERIPNNPEAEKIPLNMSPSFKKRAYDECNGIDSFYSDMDWDDGAVITCPPPKKLAKDMMVVNRSSTEQYGSSVPVPLIPSQQIPRHIAQINGKPKLSHMTRMGSGRKQVISWMDAPDDVYFRATDSSKKHRRQISLVELRRAARKPWRSLKTKGDEVQVVVLD
- the LOC111428667 gene encoding metastasis-associated protein MTA3 isoform X1, translated to MTANMYRVGDYVYFESTSTAPYQIRRIEELNKTATGNVEAKVMCFYRRRDLPSSLVQLADKHQLVYGGASEETNVGSPGSDSSGGQVVATTITTTACRAPDYGMSSKQRHQMKHRELFLSRQVENLPATHIRGKCSVTLFNETESLGSYLSKDDSFFYCLVYDPTQKTLLADKGEIRVGSRYQCDITSILKEGETDGRELAELESLVWTPEHDLTDRQIDQFLVVSRSVGTFARALDCSSSVKQPSLHMSAAAASRDVTLFHAMDALHAHGYDLARALCSLVPSSGPVLCRDEMEEWSASEANLFEEALDKYGKDFNDIRQDFLPWKTLKNVIEYYYMWKTTDRYVQQKRVKAVEAESKLKQVYIPNYNKPGTPVLNNNKSVMNGGSNGTGGGGDPTVSGNGKPCESCNVSVSSQWYAWGPSHMQCRLCQACWQYWKRYGGLKTPTRIGDNEFDLCAKKKSGSDGEDDRTSALSHRPHRCHISGCGKEFKLKAHLARHYASAHGMIVRSGSPGRPVMKTRTAFYLSTTPLTRISRRLCKHIMRPRHAARAPFFAINIQAVKQECTLLMVGKGQHELKQLLIYHKKNRGSVTNIATRLGNPGSVVPQWLILTDRENMPKPEHIAFPKPPKAPDGSLVYERIPNNPEAEKIPLNMSPSFKKRAYDECNGIDSFYSDMDWDDGAVITCPPPKKLAKDMMVVNRSSTEQYGSSVPVPLIPSQQIPRHIAQINGKPKLSHMTRMGSGRKQVISWMDAPDDVYFRATDSSKKHRRQISLVELRRAARKPWRSLKTKGDEVQVVVLD
- the LOC111428667 gene encoding metastasis-associated protein MTA3 isoform X3, coding for MTANMYRVGDYVYFESTSTAPYQIRRIEELNKTATGNVEAKVMCFYRRRDLPSSLVQLADKHQLVYGGASEETNVGSPGSDSSGGQVVATTITTTACRAPDYGMSSKQRHQMKHRELFLSRQVENLPATHIRGKCSVTLFNETESLGSYLSKDDSFFYCLVYDPTQKTLLADKGEIRVGSRYQCDITSILKEGETDGRELAELESLVWTPEHDLTDRQIDQFLVVSRSVGTFARALDCSSSVKQPSLHMSAAAASRDVTLFHAMDALHAHGYDLARALCSLVPSSGPVLCRDEMEEWSASEANLFEEALDKYGKDFNDIRQDFLPWKTLKNVIEYYYMWKTTDRYVQQKRVKAVEAESKLKQVYIPNYNKPGTPVLNNNKSVMNGGSNGTGGGGDPTVSGNGKPCESCNVSVSSQWYAWGPSHMQCRLCQACWQYWKRYGGLKTPTRIGDNEFDLCAKKKSGSDGEDDRTSALSHRPHRCHISGCGKEFKLKAHLARHYASAHGMIVRSGSPGRPVMKTRTAFYLSTTPLTRISRRLCKHIMRPRHAARAPFFAINIQAVKQECTLLMVGKGQHELKQLLIYHKKNRGSVTNIATRLGNPGSVVPQWLILTDRENMPKPEHIAFPKPPKAPDGSLVYERIPNNPEAEKIPLNMSPSFKKRAYDECNGIDSAVITCPPPKKLAKDMMVVNRSSTEQYGSSVPVPLIPSQQIPRHIAQINGKPKLSHMTRMGSGRKQVISWMDAPDDVYFRATDSSKKHRRQISLVELRRAARKPWRSLKTKGDEVQVVVLD